From a single Streptomyces sp. 1331.2 genomic region:
- a CDS encoding GatB/YqeY domain-containing protein, with amino-acid sequence MTTLKEQLQEDLTAAIRDRDELRASTVRLTLAAVTSEEVAGKQKRELSDAEVLKVIGREAKKRREAAEAFDGAGRTDQAARERAEGELLAAYLPKQLSDEELAGIVAAAVAETGATGPQAMGAVMKLVKPQVEGLAEGGRVAAAVKAALS; translated from the coding sequence ATGACAACGCTCAAGGAGCAGCTGCAGGAAGACCTCACGGCTGCGATCAGGGACCGGGACGAGCTGCGCGCGTCCACCGTGCGGCTCACGCTGGCCGCCGTCACCAGCGAGGAGGTGGCGGGCAAGCAGAAGCGCGAGCTGTCCGACGCCGAGGTGCTGAAGGTGATCGGCCGCGAGGCGAAGAAGCGCCGGGAGGCCGCCGAGGCCTTCGACGGTGCCGGCCGCACCGACCAGGCGGCCCGGGAGCGGGCGGAGGGCGAGCTGCTCGCGGCCTACCTCCCCAAGCAGCTGTCCGACGAGGAGCTGGCCGGAATCGTGGCCGCCGCCGTGGCGGAGACCGGGGCGACCGGTCCGCAGGCGATGGGCGCCGTGATGAAGCTGGTGAAGCCCCAGGTGGAGGGGCTGGCCGAGGGCGGTCGGGTCGCCGCCGCCGTGAAGGCCGCGCTGTCCTGA
- a CDS encoding transglycosylase domain-containing protein, with the protein MAPKRPQAPQPPGNTGAPRGRTGGSPLDHVGNGVKFLGVSVLSGVLLAGLALPAVGAIGLTAKDTAESFDNIPDDFKTPPLTQATQIFDAKGGLIAKVYERDRTVLTADQMSPFMRQAQVDIEDARFYEHGAVDLKGILRAVSKNAESGTTSQGASTLTQQYVKNVNVEKAGDDQAAVLEAQRKTLGRKIQELKVAIKLEEDLSKDQILTNYLNITFYGHQAYGVEAASQRYFSKSNKDLTIAESATLAGLVQNPSQYDPVRYPENTVKRRNVVIDKMLENKHITADQAKEAKAAPLGLKYKDPQNGCITAQAGMGFFCDYVRHVIKQDPAFGKSAEERKKLWDTGGLNIYTTLDPDKQAAAQNAVTKLVYVTDPVSAAATMMEPGTGKILAMAQTRPYGLDTNKNQTVVNLNVDAAMGGGNGFQPGSTFKPIVAAAALESGIPPTQQYKSENRIEWPTVKTCEGTWKNMEKGKARTVPNESENEKGPYDLKTAMAMSVNTYFVEMEADMGLCPVKQMANKLGITAKASGKPLEEVPSMGLGVQEMSPLTMANVYATFAARGKYCTPIAINKITTVDGKDVPVPQSACSQAFSEQTADALNTVLSGVTEKGTGKDLGLEDGRPIAGKTGTSDEKRAAWFSGYTPQLATSVWLGGPAGGVPMKNIKIGPTPFTEVFGATGPGPIWRMAMNQALKGAPVQQLPTASIPDMPKPDPNPATPPADPNAQPQQPAGNPPPPVANPGGGNNAGGMIGGGFTFPPGVIGGGNGNNGGKHGGGNG; encoded by the coding sequence CACCGAAGCGCCCCCAGGCACCCCAGCCCCCAGGCAACACCGGAGCTCCGCGCGGCAGGACCGGCGGATCACCGTTGGACCACGTCGGCAACGGCGTGAAGTTCCTGGGCGTCAGCGTGCTCTCCGGAGTCCTGCTGGCCGGCCTCGCCCTGCCCGCCGTGGGCGCCATCGGGCTGACCGCCAAGGACACGGCGGAGAGCTTCGACAACATCCCCGACGACTTCAAGACGCCGCCGCTCACCCAGGCCACCCAGATCTTCGACGCCAAGGGCGGCCTGATCGCCAAGGTCTACGAGCGCGACCGCACCGTTCTCACCGCCGACCAGATGTCGCCGTTCATGCGGCAGGCCCAGGTGGACATCGAGGACGCCCGCTTCTACGAGCACGGCGCCGTCGACCTCAAGGGCATCCTCCGCGCGGTCAGCAAGAACGCCGAGAGCGGCACCACCTCGCAGGGCGCCTCGACGCTGACCCAGCAGTACGTGAAGAACGTCAACGTGGAGAAGGCCGGCGACGACCAGGCGGCCGTCCTGGAGGCCCAGCGCAAGACCCTGGGCCGCAAGATCCAGGAGCTCAAGGTCGCCATCAAGCTGGAGGAGGACCTGAGCAAGGACCAGATCCTCACCAACTACCTCAACATCACCTTCTACGGCCACCAGGCCTACGGGGTCGAGGCCGCCTCCCAGCGCTACTTCAGCAAGAGCAACAAGGACCTGACCATCGCCGAGTCAGCCACCCTGGCCGGCCTGGTGCAGAACCCGTCGCAGTACGACCCGGTGCGCTACCCCGAGAACACGGTCAAGCGCCGCAACGTCGTGATCGACAAGATGCTCGAAAACAAGCACATCACCGCCGACCAGGCCAAGGAGGCCAAGGCCGCCCCGCTGGGCCTGAAGTACAAGGACCCGCAGAACGGCTGCATCACCGCCCAGGCCGGCATGGGCTTCTTCTGCGACTACGTCCGCCACGTGATCAAGCAGGACCCGGCCTTCGGCAAGAGCGCCGAGGAGCGCAAGAAGCTCTGGGACACCGGCGGCCTGAACATCTACACCACCCTGGACCCGGACAAGCAGGCCGCGGCCCAGAACGCGGTGACCAAGCTGGTGTACGTCACCGACCCGGTGTCGGCCGCCGCGACCATGATGGAGCCGGGCACCGGCAAGATCCTCGCGATGGCCCAGACCCGCCCGTACGGCCTGGACACCAACAAGAACCAGACCGTCGTCAACCTCAACGTCGACGCGGCGATGGGCGGCGGCAACGGCTTCCAGCCCGGATCGACCTTCAAGCCGATCGTGGCCGCCGCCGCCCTGGAGTCCGGGATCCCGCCGACCCAGCAGTACAAGTCGGAGAACCGCATCGAGTGGCCGACGGTGAAGACCTGCGAGGGCACCTGGAAGAACATGGAGAAGGGCAAGGCCCGGACCGTGCCCAACGAGTCCGAGAACGAGAAGGGCCCGTACGACCTCAAGACGGCGATGGCCATGTCGGTCAACACCTACTTCGTCGAGATGGAGGCCGACATGGGCCTCTGCCCGGTGAAGCAGATGGCCAACAAGCTCGGCATCACCGCCAAGGCGAGCGGCAAGCCGCTCGAAGAGGTCCCCTCGATGGGTCTCGGCGTGCAGGAGATGTCCCCGCTGACCATGGCGAACGTCTACGCGACCTTCGCCGCGCGCGGCAAGTACTGCACCCCGATCGCCATCAACAAGATCACCACGGTGGACGGCAAGGACGTGCCGGTCCCGCAGTCGGCGTGCAGCCAGGCCTTCTCCGAGCAGACCGCCGACGCACTGAACACCGTGCTGAGCGGTGTGACCGAGAAGGGCACCGGTAAGGACCTCGGTCTGGAGGACGGCCGCCCGATCGCCGGCAAGACCGGTACCTCGGACGAGAAGCGCGCCGCCTGGTTCAGCGGCTACACCCCGCAGCTGGCCACCTCGGTCTGGCTCGGCGGCCCGGCCGGCGGTGTGCCGATGAAGAACATCAAGATCGGCCCGACGCCCTTCACCGAGGTCTTCGGCGCCACCGGCCCCGGCCCGATCTGGCGCATGGCGATGAACCAGGCCCTGAAGGGCGCCCCGGTGCAGCAGCTGCCCACGGCGAGCATCCCGGACATGCCCAAGCCCGACCCCAACCCGGCCACCCCGCCGGCCGACCCGAACGCCCAGCCCCAGCAGCCGGCCGGCAACCCGCCGCCGCCGGTCGCGAACCCCGGCGGTGGCAACAATGCCGGCGGGATGATCGGCGGCGGGTTCACCTTCCCGCCGGGCGTCATCGGCGGCGGCAACGGGAACAACGGCGGGAAGCACGGCGGCGGCAACGGCTGA